Proteins encoded in a region of the Photobacterium profundum SS9 genome:
- a CDS encoding metallophosphoesterase family protein yields MAQPLKILHLSDLHFNTGVCDWVLQGADADIICISGDLFDDSRHCRLTTKQQIDWYLRWLDQITVPVFICSGNHDVEENLCLDDDWLLNDLTDLDEFTVDFPEPPIRVNLVSELSSDNVFIDGSISEYKGYRIGCVGYESPNLRPFKDCDIVLHHVPPSNTPVAKQGGRDWGCHELRAALDCGELAPKVLLCGHVHKPQKSKAIVKRTQVINGGSSNIEKLNNQSLIVLV; encoded by the coding sequence ATGGCGCAACCGTTAAAGATCCTTCACCTCAGCGATCTACACTTTAATACAGGAGTATGTGATTGGGTATTGCAGGGCGCTGATGCAGATATTATCTGTATTAGTGGCGACTTATTTGATGATAGCCGTCATTGCCGTTTAACTACTAAACAACAAATTGATTGGTATCTTCGTTGGCTTGACCAGATAACCGTACCCGTTTTTATCTGCTCTGGTAATCATGATGTGGAGGAAAATCTCTGTTTAGATGATGACTGGCTGTTAAATGATTTAACCGATCTAGATGAATTTACTGTCGACTTTCCTGAACCACCGATAAGGGTAAATTTGGTATCGGAGTTATCATCAGATAATGTTTTTATTGATGGTAGTATCTCTGAATATAAAGGCTACAGGATAGGATGTGTCGGTTATGAAAGTCCGAATTTAAGGCCCTTCAAAGACTGTGATATCGTGTTACATCACGTCCCCCCAAGTAATACACCTGTAGCGAAACAAGGTGGTAGAGATTGGGGGTGTCATGAACTAAGAGCTGCGCTAGATTGTGGTGAGTTAGCGCCTAAAGTCTTGTTATGTGGGCACGTCCACAAGCCCCAAAAGTCTAAGGCGATTGTCAAAAGGACACAAGTGATTAACGGTGGTTCAAGCAATATAGAAAAACTTAATAATCAATCGCTAATTGTTTTAGTTTAA
- a CDS encoding type I restriction-modification system subunit M has translation MFSWSIADDCLRDVYVRGKYRDVILPMVVLRRLDSLLEATKKEILEEVAFQRDEMESTEFDSAPLEAITGYVFYNTSKWTLKQITATASNNQQILLANVEEYLNGFSDNVKEIIKCFKLQSQIRHMAEKDILLDVLEKFTSPNINLTPNVVEDPDGNKLPALSNLGMGYVFEELIRKFNEDNNEEAGEHFTPREVIELMTHLVFDPLKGNLPPVITLYDPACGSGGMLTEAQNFIKDPEGKIKATSDVYLFGKEINDETYAICKSDMMIKGDNPENIRVGSTLSTDEFAGKTFHYCLSNPPYGKSWASEQKYIKDGKEVIDSRFKVKLKDYWGVEDTYEAIPRSSDGQLLFLMEMVSKMKSVNNGVEGSRIASVHNGSSLFTGDAGGGESNIRRYIIENDMLEAIVQLPNNLFYNTGITTYIWLLSNNKLDKRKGQVQLIDANPLYRKLRKNLGDKNCEFSPEHIREITKTYLDMTKVERTLDEKGDPQGISTKVFDNDDFGYYKVNIECPDRRNAQFSSERIETLRFDKALREPMEYIYNTYGEDAYKAEILAKESKAILAWCEEKEISLNTKNRNKLLDVATWTRLGDLIDIANTLMKAIGTDIYNDYNQFKATVDAELKSRKIKLSAPEKNAILNAVSWYHENAEKVIKKKLKLTGSKLDELLTSCDCDEHELGDFGYYLIAKEDGGKAGEYITYESNSDLRDAESIPLKQSIYQYFLDEVKPHVSDSWINIDSTKIGYEISFNKHFYQHKPLRSIDDVAKDIIALEQKAEGLMAEILGISVSTLTHEDA, from the coding sequence TTGTTTAGTTGGTCTATCGCAGATGACTGCCTTCGAGATGTTTACGTGCGTGGTAAGTACCGTGACGTTATCTTGCCTATGGTCGTATTGCGTCGTTTAGATTCCCTGTTAGAAGCTACAAAAAAAGAAATTCTAGAAGAAGTAGCATTTCAGCGTGATGAAATGGAATCGACTGAATTCGACAGCGCTCCACTAGAAGCCATTACAGGCTATGTGTTCTACAACACCAGTAAGTGGACGCTCAAACAAATTACAGCGACAGCATCAAATAACCAACAGATCCTACTTGCTAACGTTGAAGAATATTTGAATGGCTTTAGCGATAACGTAAAAGAAATCATCAAGTGCTTTAAGCTCCAATCACAAATCCGTCACATGGCAGAAAAAGACATACTGCTTGATGTACTAGAAAAGTTCACTTCGCCAAACATCAACTTAACTCCAAATGTAGTCGAAGACCCTGATGGCAATAAGCTACCTGCACTGTCTAACTTAGGTATGGGTTATGTGTTTGAAGAGCTAATCCGTAAATTTAACGAAGATAATAATGAAGAAGCTGGTGAACACTTTACCCCTCGTGAAGTAATCGAGTTAATGACTCACCTTGTCTTTGACCCACTAAAAGGTAACCTACCACCCGTTATTACCCTGTATGATCCCGCATGCGGAAGTGGCGGTATGCTGACAGAAGCACAGAATTTCATCAAAGATCCAGAAGGTAAAATTAAAGCAACAAGTGATGTTTATCTTTTTGGTAAAGAGATAAATGATGAGACCTACGCCATCTGTAAATCAGACATGATGATCAAAGGTGATAACCCTGAAAACATCCGTGTAGGCTCAACACTTTCTACCGATGAATTCGCAGGTAAAACCTTCCACTACTGTCTTTCGAATCCACCTTACGGTAAGAGCTGGGCTAGTGAGCAGAAGTACATCAAAGATGGCAAAGAAGTCATCGACTCTCGCTTTAAAGTTAAATTAAAAGATTACTGGGGGGTTGAAGATACCTATGAAGCTATACCTCGCTCCAGTGACGGCCAGTTGCTGTTCTTAATGGAAATGGTCAGCAAAATGAAATCCGTTAACAATGGAGTTGAAGGTTCTCGTATTGCTTCCGTTCATAATGGGTCAAGCTTGTTCACCGGAGATGCAGGTGGCGGTGAAAGTAACATCCGTCGTTACATCATTGAAAACGACATGCTAGAAGCTATTGTTCAACTACCAAATAACCTATTCTACAACACCGGTATCACGACTTATATCTGGCTATTGTCTAACAACAAATTAGACAAGCGTAAAGGACAAGTACAGCTAATTGATGCCAATCCACTTTACCGCAAGCTACGTAAAAACCTTGGTGATAAAAACTGTGAGTTCTCACCTGAGCACATTCGTGAAATAACCAAAACTTACCTAGATATGACAAAAGTGGAACGTACACTCGATGAGAAAGGCGATCCGCAAGGTATTTCAACTAAAGTATTTGATAATGATGATTTTGGTTACTATAAGGTCAACATCGAGTGTCCTGATCGTCGTAATGCACAATTCAGCAGTGAACGTATTGAAACATTACGTTTTGATAAAGCTCTGCGTGAGCCAATGGAATATATCTATAATACCTATGGTGAAGATGCTTATAAAGCCGAAATACTGGCCAAGGAGAGCAAGGCCATACTTGCTTGGTGTGAAGAAAAAGAAATCAGCCTCAATACCAAGAACCGTAATAAGCTGTTAGACGTTGCGACTTGGACAAGATTGGGTGATTTGATTGATATCGCTAACACGCTGATGAAAGCTATTGGTACAGACATTTATAACGATTACAATCAATTCAAGGCAACTGTCGATGCCGAGTTAAAATCGCGTAAGATCAAACTTTCTGCCCCAGAAAAAAATGCCATTTTAAATGCTGTCAGTTGGTATCACGAAAATGCAGAAAAAGTTATCAAGAAGAAGCTCAAACTAACTGGTAGCAAGCTTGACGAACTATTAACAAGCTGCGATTGCGATGAACATGAATTAGGTGATTTTGGTTATTACCTTATTGCAAAAGAAGACGGCGGTAAAGCTGGTGAATACATCACATATGAATCAAATTCAGATCTGCGTGATGCCGAATCTATTCCTCTCAAACAAAGTATCTACCAGTACTTCCTTGATGAAGTGAAGCCACACGTTTCCGATTCATGGATCAACATCGATAGCACTAAAATTGGTTACGAGATCAGCTTTAACAAGCATTTCTACCAGCATAAGCCGCTTCGCTCAATAGATGATGTAGCCAAAGACATCATTGCACTAGAGCAAAAAGCAGAAGGATTGATGGCAGAAATTCTTGGCATTTCAGTATCAACACTGACTCATGAGGATGCGTAA
- a CDS encoding tyrosine-type recombinase/integrase produces the protein MLTTTHIKSLKPRKSAYSEWENTRDRKSGRLGVKVQPSGSKSFYFRYYKDLKPVFILIGKFPAVSLSDAREKAKIYGAMWSDGKDPKIELQAERERIEQETVKLKAQQEAEKRQGSVGQLLDSYINELVLREKSSFKRVGKAFEADVYGVISKDTKAKDITPQDISIVLSKIIKRGAEVQSNKVRSYLHAAFNFGLRHDYDPKNLGQEVFFNLSFNPVSSVPKQLNAENVGDNWLKMDEVRYLVNADCSEYFSEEHLLLLKLCLYLGGQRPFDLANSYWSAVDFAERTFEMSMRASKTDKPNLIPLTETAIKLLKLLRKIHPPKIGQECFLFPAKTESGHLDTNRFGKAVKRFCDDTKFKKFTPRDLRRTFKTLAGALEVSKDIRDRIQNHALNDVSSKHYDRYEYIKEKREALELWETSINEYDASKIANFSELVDDSNEQSNSA, from the coding sequence GTGCTAACAACAACACACATAAAATCCCTCAAGCCAAGAAAATCTGCCTACAGCGAGTGGGAAAACACAAGAGATAGAAAATCCGGCAGGCTAGGAGTTAAAGTACAGCCTTCGGGATCAAAGTCTTTCTACTTTCGATATTATAAAGATCTGAAACCAGTTTTTATCTTAATTGGAAAGTTTCCAGCCGTATCCCTCAGTGATGCAAGAGAGAAAGCAAAGATATACGGTGCCATGTGGAGTGATGGTAAAGATCCAAAAATTGAGTTACAAGCTGAGCGAGAACGAATTGAACAAGAAACGGTTAAGCTGAAAGCTCAACAAGAAGCTGAAAAAAGGCAGGGATCAGTTGGTCAACTATTGGATTCATATATCAATGAATTAGTGTTGAGGGAAAAATCTTCGTTCAAACGTGTAGGTAAAGCGTTTGAGGCAGATGTATACGGAGTCATAAGTAAAGATACGAAAGCGAAAGATATCACCCCACAGGACATCTCAATTGTACTTTCAAAGATCATTAAGCGAGGAGCAGAAGTTCAAAGTAATAAGGTGCGATCTTACCTTCACGCAGCATTTAATTTTGGCTTGCGACATGATTATGATCCAAAAAACTTGGGGCAAGAAGTTTTCTTTAACTTATCTTTCAACCCAGTGTCATCAGTACCGAAACAACTAAATGCTGAAAATGTCGGCGATAACTGGCTTAAAATGGATGAAGTACGTTATTTAGTAAATGCTGATTGTAGTGAATATTTTTCTGAAGAACATTTATTACTTTTAAAGTTATGCTTGTATCTTGGCGGCCAAAGGCCGTTTGATTTAGCCAATAGCTATTGGAGTGCTGTAGACTTTGCTGAACGTACCTTTGAAATGAGTATGAGAGCATCAAAAACAGATAAGCCTAACTTGATACCACTAACCGAAACAGCGATTAAGTTATTAAAGCTGTTGAGAAAAATCCATCCCCCAAAAATTGGTCAAGAATGCTTTTTGTTTCCTGCAAAGACAGAATCTGGTCACTTAGATACAAATCGATTTGGTAAAGCTGTTAAAAGGTTTTGTGACGATACGAAGTTCAAAAAATTTACCCCACGAGATCTGCGTAGAACTTTCAAAACTCTTGCGGGAGCGTTGGAAGTCTCGAAAGACATCAGAGATCGCATTCAAAATCACGCTCTGAATGATGTGAGTTCTAAACACTATGATCGCTATGAGTACATTAAGGAGAAACGAGAAGCGTTAGAGTTGTGGGAAACGAGCATTAATGAATATGATGCAAGTAAAATCGCCAATTTTAGCGAACTTGTTGATGATTCGAATGAGCAATCCAATAGCGCTTGA
- a CDS encoding DUF262 domain-containing protein, with protein sequence MNQVKTYLRTPQRLVDEQALFTIPSYQRPFVWSDEAIKSLFDDLFSAFESKQPHYYVGTILTAKRPGQVLELIDGQQRTTSLMLFALACKKKEINTQLTKLICAEHLQEETLRLSFKIRTQVEAYLGHMAGLENYENQYPSDTEIENNPYLKRLAAGLATFENLLDQIPFPDSTDQDDTAQGNNNRRSSLTDKQAAFADYVYSSMHMVENRIPTSTDLNQLFATMNNSGVQLEQADILKSLLLKNIETDKATYNTIWQACENMDNYFERNVRKVFPNTNWAKMQNSDFAQYDAGIFNFDKADEDEKPLQGMTIAEIMASVDNRSGSQANNKYRDVEEETREVYCHSIISFPQLLLHTYRIYLQKYGFDDFVPRFHSDQLIATFEPLLNSDEEQIKQFFQLLWQVRFAFDLWIVKWVEKADEVEEQLLLCSVNGSYSNNNYYFSRSPLEHSNISMLQMVRHFTADRNAQYWLTPFLGWLVENKPTQVERAQVVKQLESIDNQLSLAMAEQKPASFKLLSSSLGTSEVQASSFIKSYLSEKNGVNFRHYWFQKLEYLLWKHNSDYLKDIDQNKFMRYRIISRNSVEHVHPQNDEYGKQLEDGYLDSFGNLALLNVGQNSAYSNQSVGKKREDFNAKPQYDSLKLKHIYDLMQTENGLWDESKIHSHQNQMITLLKAHYCQL encoded by the coding sequence ATGAATCAAGTAAAAACCTATTTAAGAACGCCTCAAAGACTGGTAGATGAGCAGGCATTGTTTACTATTCCAAGCTACCAACGCCCTTTTGTATGGTCTGATGAGGCGATCAAAAGCCTGTTTGATGACCTTTTTTCAGCATTTGAGAGTAAGCAGCCACACTATTATGTTGGCACTATTTTAACGGCTAAACGACCTGGACAAGTTTTAGAGTTAATTGATGGGCAGCAACGAACCACCAGTTTGATGCTATTCGCCCTTGCCTGTAAAAAGAAAGAAATTAATACCCAACTCACAAAGCTAATTTGTGCGGAGCATCTGCAAGAAGAGACACTACGTTTAAGTTTCAAAATTAGAACACAAGTGGAAGCTTATCTCGGACATATGGCGGGGCTGGAAAACTATGAAAACCAGTATCCAAGCGATACTGAGATCGAAAACAATCCTTACCTGAAACGCTTAGCCGCTGGACTAGCTACGTTTGAAAATTTACTCGACCAAATCCCTTTTCCAGATAGCACAGATCAAGATGATACAGCTCAAGGTAACAATAACCGACGTTCATCTTTAACAGATAAGCAAGCTGCCTTTGCTGACTACGTATATTCATCAATGCATATGGTTGAAAACCGTATCCCTACGTCAACGGATTTGAATCAGCTGTTTGCCACAATGAATAATTCAGGGGTACAGCTAGAGCAAGCAGACATCTTAAAGTCGTTACTACTAAAGAACATCGAGACAGATAAAGCGACTTACAATACCATCTGGCAAGCATGTGAAAACATGGATAACTACTTCGAGCGGAATGTTCGTAAGGTTTTCCCAAACACTAATTGGGCAAAAATGCAAAACAGTGATTTTGCTCAATATGATGCTGGTATCTTCAACTTTGATAAAGCAGACGAAGATGAGAAACCGCTCCAAGGTATGACTATCGCTGAAATTATGGCTTCTGTAGATAATCGAAGTGGTAGCCAAGCGAATAATAAATATCGCGATGTTGAGGAAGAAACCAGAGAAGTCTACTGTCATTCCATCATTAGTTTTCCTCAGTTATTGCTGCACACATATCGTATCTATTTGCAGAAATATGGTTTCGATGACTTCGTTCCTCGCTTTCATTCAGATCAACTCATTGCGACTTTTGAACCTCTCTTGAATAGTGATGAAGAACAGATAAAACAGTTCTTCCAACTACTGTGGCAAGTGCGTTTTGCGTTTGATCTATGGATAGTAAAATGGGTAGAAAAGGCAGATGAGGTTGAAGAACAACTGCTCCTTTGTAGCGTGAACGGCTCTTACTCAAACAATAACTATTATTTCAGCCGCAGCCCACTTGAACACTCAAATATTTCGATGCTCCAAATGGTGAGGCATTTCACTGCGGATAGAAATGCACAGTATTGGTTAACGCCTTTCTTAGGATGGCTAGTTGAAAATAAACCAACGCAAGTTGAAAGAGCACAAGTAGTCAAACAACTTGAGTCGATCGATAATCAACTTTCATTAGCTATGGCGGAACAAAAACCAGCGAGCTTTAAGTTGCTATCAAGTTCATTGGGTACATCAGAGGTTCAAGCTTCAAGCTTTATCAAAAGCTACCTATCTGAAAAGAATGGCGTTAATTTTAGACATTATTGGTTTCAAAAATTGGAATACCTCTTGTGGAAACACAACAGTGATTACTTGAAAGATATCGATCAAAACAAATTTATGCGCTATCGCATTATCTCAAGAAACTCCGTGGAACATGTCCATCCTCAAAACGATGAGTATGGTAAACAGCTAGAAGACGGTTATTTAGATAGCTTTGGCAACTTAGCTTTGCTGAATGTGGGCCAAAACTCGGCCTACAGTAACCAATCCGTAGGCAAAAAACGCGAAGATTTTAATGCAAAACCTCAGTATGACTCCTTAAAACTCAAGCACATATATGATTTAATGCAAACAGAGAATGGTTTATGGGATGAATCAAAAATTCACTCACATCAGAACCAGATGATCACATTATTAAAAGCACATTATTGTCAGTTGTAG
- a CDS encoding DUF262 domain-containing protein — MSQGEINELQVVSCDVDALFSNSAISTKNGILEGQLFIPEYQRPYTWGEKEVNRLVGDLIAYFSSEKPPEHQYYLGSVIIHQSIVDGVTRLNVIDGQQRLTTLAILAYVLGLPNQPRITYTSPSSQQQIAANVQWLKTWLADNREIEHCDLKALIKLEQINITLVITESEDDAYRFFETQNTGGVRLNGADIIKAHHLRAIEEKYQDSYAKQWESLGELTPLIDAIMKVRYWQAFRFKSLPTHRKPHLVKTEIVKELAESCLNQPVNVAYRTVQVTKPHTGVATNSLSGIQINNIDNGYAMRQPLNSGINTIDYLSYFAQLQHDLLLNERTLANLDAFYDFYFNDVIQKLDGTAYLKKLFDSTLLLYVSQFGLTQLHEAALWLFRMVYSPRVINQKTVKESSIQSFARDNKLFDFIVLSYTHEQLIGWLKEYSYTFEGSNLDDKKVKGRFIIRLENFFKPKTFTRETIQTSFDKQLCQAIQSKVNEAQT, encoded by the coding sequence ATGTCGCAAGGCGAGATTAACGAGTTACAAGTCGTAAGCTGTGATGTTGATGCGCTATTTAGCAATAGCGCAATTTCAACTAAAAATGGCATTCTTGAAGGTCAACTTTTCATTCCTGAATATCAGCGCCCCTATACATGGGGAGAAAAGGAAGTAAATCGCTTGGTTGGTGATTTGATTGCTTACTTTTCGAGTGAGAAGCCACCAGAGCATCAATACTACCTTGGCAGCGTGATTATTCATCAAAGTATCGTTGATGGCGTTACTCGCCTTAACGTGATTGATGGACAGCAACGCCTAACAACCTTAGCGATTCTTGCCTATGTGCTTGGCTTACCCAACCAGCCAAGAATCACCTACACATCACCCAGTTCGCAGCAACAAATTGCTGCGAATGTTCAGTGGTTAAAAACGTGGTTAGCTGATAATCGCGAAATAGAACATTGTGACCTAAAAGCACTCATCAAACTTGAACAAATCAATATCACCCTTGTGATCACTGAGAGTGAAGATGATGCTTACCGATTTTTTGAAACCCAAAATACAGGCGGTGTTCGTTTAAATGGTGCGGATATTATTAAGGCGCATCATCTAAGAGCGATTGAAGAAAAATATCAAGATAGCTATGCAAAACAATGGGAATCGCTTGGTGAGTTGACGCCGCTTATTGATGCCATCATGAAGGTGCGTTATTGGCAAGCGTTTCGATTTAAGTCTCTACCCACACACCGCAAACCACACTTAGTCAAAACTGAAATCGTTAAAGAGTTAGCTGAATCTTGCTTAAATCAACCCGTTAACGTTGCTTACCGTACGGTTCAGGTAACAAAACCGCATACGGGAGTGGCAACCAATAGCCTATCGGGCATTCAAATTAACAATATCGATAACGGCTATGCCATGCGTCAGCCACTCAATTCAGGTATTAACACTATCGACTATCTGAGCTACTTTGCTCAACTACAACACGATCTGTTACTAAATGAACGAACGCTAGCTAACTTAGACGCTTTCTATGATTTCTATTTTAATGACGTAATTCAAAAATTAGATGGTACAGCCTACCTGAAAAAGTTGTTTGATAGCACTTTACTTCTGTATGTGAGCCAATTTGGTTTAACTCAACTTCATGAAGCCGCGCTATGGCTGTTTCGGATGGTGTACTCGCCTCGGGTAATCAATCAGAAAACCGTTAAAGAAAGCTCGATTCAAAGCTTTGCAAGAGACAACAAGTTATTTGATTTCATTGTTCTAAGTTATACCCATGAGCAACTTATCGGCTGGTTAAAAGAGTATTCCTATACCTTTGAAGGCTCAAACCTTGATGATAAAAAAGTCAAAGGACGCTTCATTATTAGGCTTGAGAATTTCTTCAAACCCAAGACGTTTACGCGAGAAACCATTCAAACCAGTTTCGATAAACAACTGTGCCAAGCCATACAGAGCAAAGTGAATGAGGCTCAAACATGA
- the tnpA gene encoding IS200/IS605-like element ISPpr13 family transposase: protein MDYRYGSHTVFKIQYHFVFVTKYRYQVLTGDVGLKARELIRQTCHAFEIDILKGVISKDHVHLLASAPPNMAPSEIMRRIKGRTSAKLFESYPDLKKKYWGRHFWARGYFCVTSGDLTEEMIKEYLDHHFEPKAEDNFRTEG from the coding sequence ATGGATTATAGATATGGAAGTCATACAGTCTTCAAAATTCAGTACCATTTCGTTTTTGTAACGAAGTATCGTTATCAAGTTTTGACTGGTGATGTTGGCTTGAAAGCTCGAGAGCTAATCAGGCAAACATGTCATGCTTTTGAGATTGATATTTTGAAGGGGGTAATCAGTAAAGATCATGTTCACTTGTTAGCTTCTGCACCACCCAATATGGCACCTAGCGAAATAATGCGAAGGATTAAAGGCCGTACATCGGCTAAGTTGTTCGAGAGTTATCCTGATTTAAAGAAGAAATACTGGGGACGTCATTTTTGGGCTAGAGGCTACTTTTGTGTGACATCTGGTGACCTAACGGAAGAAATGATAAAGGAATACCTTGATCATCACTTTGAGCCCAAGGCTGAAGATAACTTCAGGACAGAAGGCTAA
- a CDS encoding porin: protein MKKHKKTSITSGRLEFYMSLWQHSKYIHNIKEYLTTMKKALLPVFISAALLSGQAFAQVIYQDDTNKLELGGVAVLDVAEPMWADEADLSLGRSIFNIAAERKMANDWSIDFKLEWDQFVNSPNSDSSNFRNRLSYITINNEDLGNLRFGKQWSAYHDVARYMDNMVIIDPDATPIYSEGADGGFAATGRGDELIAYRYSQNGLNVSAHYGLSTDGYNAELTGEKVSRDYNYAAAVSYDFDFGLSLGTTYLENKVKVESGSSNIGLNDGDSQKALTFAGNYEVDGLKVAAAYTQGTKIHKAGLFGPDGKWADANAFDIYTSYLMDFGIKPFAYYSSIDFDDNSVGATGKRDIIAGGVSYAFAAGVIASVELHSYELSEFGGAKSTENGGGFNLIYAF, encoded by the coding sequence GTGAAAAAACATAAAAAAACATCAATTACCAGTGGACGTCTAGAGTTCTATATGTCTTTGTGGCAGCATTCGAAATACATACACAATATCAAAGAATATTTAACAACAATGAAAAAAGCATTATTACCTGTATTTATTTCTGCTGCTCTTCTATCTGGACAAGCTTTTGCACAGGTTATTTATCAGGATGACACTAATAAACTGGAGCTAGGCGGCGTAGCTGTTCTTGATGTGGCTGAGCCTATGTGGGCTGATGAAGCTGACTTAAGTTTGGGTCGTAGTATCTTCAATATTGCCGCTGAACGAAAAATGGCTAATGACTGGAGCATCGATTTCAAACTTGAGTGGGATCAGTTTGTTAATTCACCCAATTCGGATAGTAGTAATTTCCGAAATCGTCTTAGCTATATAACTATTAATAATGAAGATTTAGGTAATCTGCGTTTTGGTAAGCAGTGGTCTGCTTATCATGATGTTGCGCGTTACATGGATAATATGGTCATTATCGATCCTGATGCGACACCTATTTATTCAGAAGGTGCTGATGGTGGATTTGCGGCAACGGGTCGTGGTGACGAGTTGATTGCTTACCGTTACAGCCAGAATGGCTTGAATGTTTCGGCTCATTACGGTCTATCAACGGATGGCTATAATGCAGAGTTAACTGGCGAAAAAGTCAGCCGTGATTATAACTACGCAGCTGCTGTAAGTTACGATTTCGATTTTGGTCTTAGCCTTGGTACGACTTACCTTGAGAACAAAGTAAAAGTGGAATCAGGTTCAAGTAACATTGGCCTAAACGACGGTGATAGCCAGAAGGCATTAACGTTTGCGGGTAATTATGAAGTTGATGGCCTTAAAGTTGCCGCTGCTTATACTCAAGGTACAAAAATTCATAAAGCAGGCTTATTTGGTCCTGACGGAAAGTGGGCTGATGCCAACGCGTTTGATATTTACACTAGTTACCTAATGGACTTTGGTATTAAGCCATTTGCTTATTACTCAAGCATTGATTTCGATGACAACAGTGTAGGGGCGACAGGTAAGCGAGATATTATTGCTGGTGGTGTTTCTTATGCATTTGCAGCAGGTGTTATTGCTTCGGTAGAACTTCATAGCTATGAGTTGAGTGAGTTTGGTGGTGCTAAATCTACAGAAAACGGCGGCGGATTTAACTTAATTTATGCATTCTAA
- a CDS encoding helix-turn-helix transcriptional regulator, with the protein MNTNQVILRPKDLSKKLGISLTTIWRWRKNKSLPEPIYFTEKTIGWHESTIDSWLSDKMLTASQK; encoded by the coding sequence ATGAATACAAATCAAGTGATACTTCGCCCCAAAGATTTATCCAAAAAATTAGGAATCAGTCTAACAACAATTTGGCGCTGGAGAAAAAACAAATCACTACCTGAGCCTATATATTTCACTGAAAAAACAATCGGTTGGCATGAGTCTACAATTGATTCTTGGCTGTCCGATAAGATGCTTACAGCAAGTCAAAAGTGA
- a CDS encoding restriction endonuclease subunit S, translating into MRDSGVDWIGEIPDHWCSEPIKYSLKGIIDCEHKTAPFVDKKEFFVVRTSNVKQGKLVIEDAKYTNEYGYKEWTSRGVPFPGDILLTREAPAGEACLVPDDRKLCLGQRMVWLKVDRTRLLPEFALSLIYSSVVRTYIDFLSAGSTVLHFNMADIKNIPVILPPINEQAILVTHIKKHSDKIDKAIELEQQQISKLKEYKSILINSAVTGKIKVV; encoded by the coding sequence ATGCGAGATTCTGGTGTTGATTGGATTGGCGAGATTCCTGATCATTGGTGCTCAGAGCCTATAAAGTATTCATTAAAGGGAATTATCGATTGTGAGCATAAAACAGCACCATTTGTTGATAAAAAAGAGTTTTTTGTAGTTCGAACTTCAAATGTCAAGCAAGGCAAGCTTGTTATAGAAGATGCAAAATATACAAATGAGTATGGTTATAAAGAGTGGACATCAAGAGGGGTTCCGTTTCCAGGAGATATATTACTTACACGTGAGGCTCCCGCAGGTGAAGCATGTCTTGTTCCTGATGATAGAAAGTTGTGTTTGGGACAAAGAATGGTTTGGTTAAAAGTAGACAGAACTAGGTTACTACCTGAATTCGCATTGTCATTAATCTATTCTTCAGTTGTGAGAACCTATATAGATTTTCTTTCAGCTGGCTCTACTGTTCTTCATTTTAATATGGCAGATATTAAAAATATACCTGTCATACTTCCACCGATAAATGAACAAGCTATATTAGTCACACATATTAAAAAGCACTCAGATAAAATTGATAAAGCCATTGAACTGGAACAGCAACAGATATCCAAGCTGAAAGAATATAAATCAATCCTAATCAACAGTGCTGTCACAGGTAAAATAAAGGTGGTTTAA